The following coding sequences are from one Elusimicrobium minutum Pei191 window:
- the plsY gene encoding glycerol-3-phosphate 1-O-acyltransferase PlsY gives MNTQVILMIVLAIISYLLGGIPTGYLIARKTMGIDIREHGSGNPGAANVYRTVGAKAGWATFIIDAFKGFVCVRLALFFFPNNYILAIACGTIAIAGHMWTPYLKFRGGKGVATAAGVFAAMMPIPIIVAFVVFAAAVWYSGHISVGSIFAAAVLPIAAWTVGGQPKEVNIMATIIALVVIYKHIPNMKRLLAKKELNFEDGSKKRKEQADK, from the coding sequence ATGAACACACAAGTTATCTTAATGATAGTTCTAGCAATAATAAGCTACTTGCTTGGAGGTATCCCCACTGGGTACCTTATAGCCCGTAAGACAATGGGCATTGATATAAGAGAGCACGGTTCCGGCAATCCCGGCGCCGCCAATGTTTACCGCACCGTAGGCGCTAAAGCGGGTTGGGCTACATTTATTATAGACGCTTTTAAAGGCTTTGTCTGTGTGCGGTTAGCCTTATTTTTCTTTCCTAACAATTATATTTTAGCTATAGCGTGCGGCACAATAGCTATTGCCGGACATATGTGGACGCCGTATCTTAAATTCCGCGGCGGTAAAGGCGTTGCCACGGCGGCGGGAGTTTTTGCCGCTATGATGCCTATTCCGATAATAGTTGCTTTTGTTGTTTTTGCCGCGGCTGTTTGGTATAGCGGGCATATATCGGTAGGTTCAATATTTGCCGCGGCGGTTTTACCAATTGCGGCATGGACTGTGGGCGGGCAGCCTAAAGAAGTTAATATTATGGCCACGATAATAGCTTTGGTTGTTATTTATAAGCATATTCCTAACATGAAACGTCTTTTGGCTAAAAAAGAACTTAATTTTGAAGACGGTTCTAAAAAAAGAAAAGAACAGGCAGACAAATAA
- a CDS encoding S1 family peptidase yields the protein MKKFIKKLLFLPAFLFPALCMAQGVSSVYDIFTQAEKDNTGYSCNAVRLNSNWFLTAAHCVDVCYWKNCTIKIDMKNGNVHTVAHTSSNRKVYIKSGFSQNSFAAKDDLALIKADNAGHSGSLTVLKFDAKDYVMTDNFSFAASSGMLGGQSEMFFSVKEGVGYVNDLQLWGGMSGGGVFDSRGYLVGIISGGGGMAAFPVFNRENYIFLLSAGSIQSKDLHQYGKVAEKK from the coding sequence ATGAAAAAATTTATTAAAAAATTATTGTTTTTACCGGCTTTTTTATTTCCGGCGCTTTGTATGGCGCAGGGGGTGTCCTCGGTTTATGATATTTTTACCCAGGCTGAAAAAGATAATACAGGGTACAGCTGTAATGCTGTGCGTCTTAACAGCAACTGGTTTTTAACGGCCGCGCATTGCGTGGATGTTTGCTATTGGAAGAACTGCACTATAAAAATTGACATGAAAAACGGAAACGTACATACGGTCGCGCATACCTCATCAAACAGAAAGGTTTATATTAAATCCGGTTTTTCGCAAAATTCTTTTGCCGCTAAGGATGACCTTGCCCTTATCAAAGCTGATAACGCAGGCCACAGCGGTAGTCTCACGGTTTTAAAATTTGACGCTAAAGATTATGTTATGACGGACAACTTTTCTTTTGCCGCCTCAAGCGGAATGCTTGGCGGTCAGAGCGAAATGTTTTTTTCGGTTAAAGAAGGTGTAGGATATGTTAACGATTTGCAGTTGTGGGGTGGTATGTCGGGCGGCGGAGTGTTTGACAGCAGGGGGTATTTGGTAGGCATTATTTCAGGCGGAGGCGGCATGGCGGCCTTTCCAGTTTTTAACAGGGAAAATTATATCTTTTTATTAAGCGCCGGCAGCATACAGTCTAAAGACTTGCACCAATACGGCAAAGTAGCCGAGAAAAAATAA
- the hflX gene encoding GTPase HflX: MEKVILVAASLKGEKYSKESVAELERLAHTAGGSVYKTYEVLLNAYNPATLIGKGKCEEIALEVKANDISAVIFNEEITPAQQKNLANIIPAKIIDRTWLILDIFASRARTKEGELQVELAQLKFLLPRLSGKGGALMQQTGGRRGGMGTRGPGERKLEYDRRRLRVRIAKLEEEIEKVKKERGIRRARRAVVPLPQVAIVGYTNAGKSTLLNTLTQETAVYADDKLFATLDPTTRRVKMPGGGQILFTDTVGFIQKLPHNLVSAFRATLEEVSEADVILHVKDASSKDISEQSRTVFKIIKDLGAQNIPMAEVFNKCDLLPHYPLAALKNANPGAVFISAKENKGIKELLKKIEETLLFKWHLKTIRIPVSKAYLTGFVYENAMVKKRVENKDGSLTLKIMITKGNYDKIKKEL, translated from the coding sequence ATGGAAAAAGTAATTTTAGTGGCCGCAAGTCTTAAAGGGGAAAAATATTCCAAAGAATCCGTAGCCGAGCTTGAACGTCTTGCCCATACGGCCGGGGGCAGCGTTTATAAAACTTATGAAGTTCTTTTAAACGCATATAACCCCGCCACGCTTATAGGCAAAGGCAAGTGTGAGGAAATAGCCCTTGAAGTCAAAGCTAATGATATTTCCGCCGTTATTTTTAATGAGGAAATTACCCCTGCCCAGCAAAAAAATTTAGCCAATATTATCCCCGCAAAAATTATAGACCGTACCTGGCTTATTTTGGATATTTTCGCTTCCCGCGCCAGAACAAAAGAAGGTGAACTGCAGGTTGAACTCGCGCAGCTTAAATTTTTACTGCCCAGGCTTAGCGGCAAGGGCGGCGCCCTCATGCAGCAAACAGGCGGGCGGCGCGGCGGCATGGGTACAAGGGGTCCCGGCGAACGCAAATTGGAATATGACAGGCGCCGTTTAAGGGTGCGTATAGCTAAACTGGAAGAAGAAATCGAAAAAGTAAAAAAGGAGCGCGGCATAAGAAGGGCCCGCAGGGCGGTTGTTCCTTTGCCGCAGGTGGCCATTGTGGGTTATACAAACGCTGGCAAAAGCACATTGCTTAACACTTTAACGCAGGAAACTGCTGTCTACGCCGATGACAAACTTTTTGCCACTTTGGACCCGACAACAAGGCGTGTAAAAATGCCTGGCGGCGGGCAGATTTTATTTACAGATACCGTGGGCTTTATACAAAAGCTTCCTCATAATTTAGTGTCAGCTTTCAGAGCGACGCTTGAGGAAGTAAGCGAGGCCGATGTTATTTTGCATGTTAAAGACGCCAGCTCTAAAGATATTTCCGAGCAAAGCCGAACGGTATTTAAAATTATAAAAGACTTGGGCGCGCAGAATATTCCTATGGCGGAGGTTTTTAACAAGTGTGATTTGCTTCCCCATTACCCTCTTGCGGCTTTGAAAAACGCCAATCCCGGCGCGGTGTTTATTTCGGCCAAAGAAAATAAAGGCATTAAGGAGCTTCTTAAAAAAATTGAGGAAACGCTTCTTTTTAAATGGCATTTAAAAACTATCAGGATACCTGTTTCAAAAGCGTATCTTACGGGTTTTGTTTATGAAAACGCCATGGTTAAAAAAAGGGTTGAAAATAAAGACGGTTCACTTACGTTAAAAATAATGATTACCAAAGGTAATTACGACAAAATTAAAAAAGAACTTTAA
- a CDS encoding acetolactate synthase small subunit, translating to MPITLVKQYSIFLVNQPGALRDFSELFQRENVDIIAICQDLRYDAAVVRIAIDTQDESISHSLTKAGFTSVKSDAICVETKNSKGLLQKIGKILGDEHINITNVYGSDSPSGHSKLIVVVNNICKAMRTLEESGIS from the coding sequence ATGCCTATTACGTTGGTAAAACAATATAGTATCTTCTTAGTAAACCAGCCCGGCGCTTTGAGGGATTTTTCGGAATTATTTCAAAGAGAAAATGTAGATATTATAGCTATATGCCAGGATTTACGTTACGACGCCGCCGTAGTAAGAATAGCAATTGACACGCAAGACGAAAGTATAAGCCACTCTTTAACCAAAGCCGGGTTCACAAGCGTTAAGTCAGACGCTATTTGCGTTGAAACAAAAAACAGTAAGGGCCTACTTCAAAAAATAGGTAAAATTTTAGGAGACGAACATATAAATATTACCAATGTATACGGGTCGGACTCACCCAGCGGACACTCAAAATTAATAGTGGTGGTAAATAATATATGTAAAGCCATGAGAACATTAGAGGAGTCCGGTATTTCTTAA
- a CDS encoding NAD(P)H-dependent glycerol-3-phosphate dehydrogenase — protein sequence MNINRITVFGAGVWGSVIAQHLAKKGYKISLWEHYKDLFDILEKTRKHPNIENFELNSNIELKATLEEAVKDSEMLVFVISSKSVRNFCKQLKPILNGKVLPVVSASKGIEDSTFKTVCEVIEEEIPQLTGYAMSFSGPSFALEVAKGIPTKILVAGPNADLVKKTAKVFNSSPIITVESDDRRGVEYGGAIKNVVAIGCGILDGIGDGADTKAALITQAMQEMHDITVSQGGKTESVYNLSGLGDAILTGMSSISRNRRLGEKLGQGLSLEEARKQVGTIAEGADSVNSVHNLARKNNLKTPILDAVWQIVCNGEDKDVLLKALGF from the coding sequence ATGAATATAAACAGAATTACGGTTTTCGGCGCGGGTGTGTGGGGCAGCGTAATAGCCCAGCATTTGGCCAAAAAGGGTTATAAAATTTCTTTGTGGGAGCATTATAAGGATTTATTTGATATCCTTGAAAAAACAAGAAAGCACCCTAATATAGAAAACTTTGAACTTAATTCCAATATTGAACTTAAAGCCACTTTGGAAGAAGCGGTAAAAGATTCTGAGATGTTGGTTTTTGTAATTTCTTCAAAAAGCGTAAGAAATTTTTGCAAACAGTTAAAGCCCATACTTAACGGCAAAGTTTTACCCGTGGTAAGCGCTTCAAAAGGTATTGAGGACAGCACTTTTAAAACCGTTTGTGAAGTTATTGAGGAAGAAATCCCGCAGTTAACCGGCTATGCCATGTCTTTTAGCGGGCCGAGTTTCGCTTTGGAAGTTGCAAAAGGAATTCCCACAAAGATTTTAGTTGCCGGCCCTAACGCTGACTTAGTAAAGAAGACGGCAAAAGTTTTTAACTCAAGCCCCATAATAACCGTTGAATCGGACGACAGAAGAGGCGTTGAATACGGCGGCGCTATTAAAAACGTTGTTGCCATAGGTTGCGGTATTTTAGACGGTATAGGCGACGGGGCGGACACAAAAGCCGCGCTTATTACACAAGCCATGCAGGAAATGCACGACATAACCGTTTCCCAAGGCGGTAAAACGGAAAGCGTGTATAATCTTTCCGGTTTGGGCGACGCTATTTTAACGGGTATGTCCTCAATATCACGCAACAGGCGTTTGGGTGAAAAGCTGGGGCAGGGCCTAAGCCTTGAGGAAGCCCGCAAACAGGTAGGCACTATCGCCGAAGGGGCGGACTCTGTAAACAGCGTGCACAACTTAGCAAGGAAAAACAATTTAAAAACCCCTATATTAGACGCTGTTTGGCAAATTGTATGTAACGGTGAAGATAAAGATGTTTTGTTAAAAGCGCTTGGCTTTTAA
- a CDS encoding HU family DNA-binding protein, which yields MKKEDIVNRLALSLLDKKQSKQTVEEVFAIIKEGLLRDGKVTISNFGTFKLVRTKAAVRHNPKTLERVNVPAKTKVRFKSSPSITD from the coding sequence ATGAAAAAAGAAGATATTGTAAACAGGCTTGCTTTATCTTTACTTGATAAAAAGCAGTCAAAGCAGACTGTTGAAGAAGTTTTCGCTATTATAAAAGAAGGCCTTTTAAGAGACGGTAAAGTTACAATAAGCAATTTTGGCACTTTTAAACTTGTAAGGACAAAGGCTGCTGTAAGGCATAACCCTAAAACTTTGGAGCGCGTTAACGTGCCTGCCAAAACAAAAGTAAGGTTTAAATCTTCCCCTTCGATTACCGATTAA